A stretch of Ipomoea triloba cultivar NCNSP0323 chromosome 13, ASM357664v1 DNA encodes these proteins:
- the LOC116002527 gene encoding YTH domain-containing protein 1 isoform X1, giving the protein MPSDTAKENVSVVESSGTEWKNDKGNMDDPGNDYQEIPCDQIGISAAVGNGKLYGTRYFIIKSLNHENLQLSVKKGIWATQVMNEHILEEAFHNSKKVILIFSVNMSGFFQGYAQMTSSVGRRDHVWSQGSGGRNPWGRSFNVKWLRLHDLPFQKTLHLKNPWNQYKPVKISRDCQELHPDVGEALCELLDGKDVSDVNFKVDKFLRDDLSRPHIEPSVHSRDEHCNMPLMHMAPMMYPGLLYQHQIDASRFHADGMFLPEDLCITSGASKWKQSGYSQGSRSVTNIHEGPNLSSRFDVLGFSGESPLDSTLTDDDILDMTYEEYLEAHSRGNKRVRNHVSGPSGSTQQSSISKENCEESQSGCSSKKRSCERKSD; this is encoded by the exons ATGCCATCAGATACTGCAAAAGAAAATGTATCTGTAGTTGAATCATCAGGGACTGAATGGAAAAATGACAAAGGGAATATGGATGATCCAGGTAACG ATTACCAGGAAATCCCATGTGATCAGATTGGCATTTCAGCTGCAGTTGGGAATGGAAAGCTGTATGGTACAAGATATTTCATTATCAAGAGTTTGAACCATGAAAACCTTCAATTGTCAGTAAAGAAAGGCATTTGGGCAACACAAGTTATGAATGAGCATATTCTGGAGGAAGCCTTTCAT AATTCAAAGAAGGTTATTCTAATATTTAGTGTCAACATGAGTGGTTTCTTCCAAGGATATGCACAAATGACATCATCTGTTGGGAGACGTGACCATGTCTGGAGCCAAGGAAGTGGTGGGCGCAATCCTTGGGGTCGCAGTTTTAATGTTAAATGGCTGCGGTTGCATGATTTGCCTTTTCAAAAGACTCTTCATCTGAAAAACCCATGGAATCAGTACAAACCTGTTAAAATTAGTAGGGATTGTCAG GAGTTGCATCCAGATGTTGGTGAAGCTCTATGCGAGCTCCTTGATGGAAAGGATGTGTCTGATGTTAATTTCAAAGT GGACAAATTCTTGAGGGATGATCTCTCTAGGCCTCATATAGAGCCTTCAGTTCATTCAAGAGATGAACATTGTAATATGCCTCTGATGCATATGGCTCCAATGATGTATCCTGGTTTACTTTACCAGCATCAAATTGATGCAAGTAGATTCCATGCAGATGGTATGTTTCTACCTGAGGACTTGTGTATTACTTCTGGAGCCTCAAAATGGAAGCAGTCTGGATATTCTCAGGGAAGCAGAAGCGTCACAAATATTCACGAGGGCCCAAATCTTTCTTCTCGATTTGATGTTTTGGGCTTCTCAGGTGAAAGTCCTCTTGATAGTACTCTCACTGATGACGATATCCTAGACATG ACATATGAAGAGTACCTTGAAGCTCATAGCAGAGGGAACAAAAGAGTACGCAACCAT GTCTCAGGACCATCAGGGAGTACACAGCAGTCATCTATCAGCAAAGAAAATTGTGAAGAGTC GCAGTCGGGCTGTAGTTCTAAGAAAAGGAGTTGCGAGCGCAAGTCTGACTGA
- the LOC116002527 gene encoding YTH domain-containing protein 1 isoform X3: MPSDTAKENVSVVESSGTEWKNDKGNMDDPGNDYQEIPCDQIGISAAVGNGKLYGTRYFIIKSLNHENLQLSVKKGIWATQVMNEHILEEAFHNSKKVILIFSVNMSGFFQGYAQMTSSVGRRDHVWSQGSGGRNPWGRSFNVKWLRLHDLPFQKTLHLKNPWNQYKPVKISRDCQELHPDVGEALCELLDGKDVSDVNFKVDKFLRDDLSRPHIEPSVHSRDEHCNMPLMHMAPMMYPGLLYQHQIDASRFHADGMFLPEDLCITSGASKWKQSGYSQGSRSVTNIHEGPNLSSRFDVLGFSGESPLDSTLTDDDILDMTYEEYLEAHSRGNKRVSGPSGSTQQSSISKENCEESQSGCSSKKRSCERKSD, from the exons ATGCCATCAGATACTGCAAAAGAAAATGTATCTGTAGTTGAATCATCAGGGACTGAATGGAAAAATGACAAAGGGAATATGGATGATCCAGGTAACG ATTACCAGGAAATCCCATGTGATCAGATTGGCATTTCAGCTGCAGTTGGGAATGGAAAGCTGTATGGTACAAGATATTTCATTATCAAGAGTTTGAACCATGAAAACCTTCAATTGTCAGTAAAGAAAGGCATTTGGGCAACACAAGTTATGAATGAGCATATTCTGGAGGAAGCCTTTCAT AATTCAAAGAAGGTTATTCTAATATTTAGTGTCAACATGAGTGGTTTCTTCCAAGGATATGCACAAATGACATCATCTGTTGGGAGACGTGACCATGTCTGGAGCCAAGGAAGTGGTGGGCGCAATCCTTGGGGTCGCAGTTTTAATGTTAAATGGCTGCGGTTGCATGATTTGCCTTTTCAAAAGACTCTTCATCTGAAAAACCCATGGAATCAGTACAAACCTGTTAAAATTAGTAGGGATTGTCAG GAGTTGCATCCAGATGTTGGTGAAGCTCTATGCGAGCTCCTTGATGGAAAGGATGTGTCTGATGTTAATTTCAAAGT GGACAAATTCTTGAGGGATGATCTCTCTAGGCCTCATATAGAGCCTTCAGTTCATTCAAGAGATGAACATTGTAATATGCCTCTGATGCATATGGCTCCAATGATGTATCCTGGTTTACTTTACCAGCATCAAATTGATGCAAGTAGATTCCATGCAGATGGTATGTTTCTACCTGAGGACTTGTGTATTACTTCTGGAGCCTCAAAATGGAAGCAGTCTGGATATTCTCAGGGAAGCAGAAGCGTCACAAATATTCACGAGGGCCCAAATCTTTCTTCTCGATTTGATGTTTTGGGCTTCTCAGGTGAAAGTCCTCTTGATAGTACTCTCACTGATGACGATATCCTAGACATG ACATATGAAGAGTACCTTGAAGCTCATAGCAGAGGGAACAAAAGA GTCTCAGGACCATCAGGGAGTACACAGCAGTCATCTATCAGCAAAGAAAATTGTGAAGAGTC GCAGTCGGGCTGTAGTTCTAAGAAAAGGAGTTGCGAGCGCAAGTCTGACTGA
- the LOC116002527 gene encoding 3'-5' RNA helicase YTHDC2 isoform X2, with product MPSDTAKENVSVVESSGTEWKNDKGNMDDPDYQEIPCDQIGISAAVGNGKLYGTRYFIIKSLNHENLQLSVKKGIWATQVMNEHILEEAFHNSKKVILIFSVNMSGFFQGYAQMTSSVGRRDHVWSQGSGGRNPWGRSFNVKWLRLHDLPFQKTLHLKNPWNQYKPVKISRDCQELHPDVGEALCELLDGKDVSDVNFKVDKFLRDDLSRPHIEPSVHSRDEHCNMPLMHMAPMMYPGLLYQHQIDASRFHADGMFLPEDLCITSGASKWKQSGYSQGSRSVTNIHEGPNLSSRFDVLGFSGESPLDSTLTDDDILDMTYEEYLEAHSRGNKRVRNHVSGPSGSTQQSSISKENCEESQSGCSSKKRSCERKSD from the exons ATGCCATCAGATACTGCAAAAGAAAATGTATCTGTAGTTGAATCATCAGGGACTGAATGGAAAAATGACAAAGGGAATATGGATGATCCAG ATTACCAGGAAATCCCATGTGATCAGATTGGCATTTCAGCTGCAGTTGGGAATGGAAAGCTGTATGGTACAAGATATTTCATTATCAAGAGTTTGAACCATGAAAACCTTCAATTGTCAGTAAAGAAAGGCATTTGGGCAACACAAGTTATGAATGAGCATATTCTGGAGGAAGCCTTTCAT AATTCAAAGAAGGTTATTCTAATATTTAGTGTCAACATGAGTGGTTTCTTCCAAGGATATGCACAAATGACATCATCTGTTGGGAGACGTGACCATGTCTGGAGCCAAGGAAGTGGTGGGCGCAATCCTTGGGGTCGCAGTTTTAATGTTAAATGGCTGCGGTTGCATGATTTGCCTTTTCAAAAGACTCTTCATCTGAAAAACCCATGGAATCAGTACAAACCTGTTAAAATTAGTAGGGATTGTCAG GAGTTGCATCCAGATGTTGGTGAAGCTCTATGCGAGCTCCTTGATGGAAAGGATGTGTCTGATGTTAATTTCAAAGT GGACAAATTCTTGAGGGATGATCTCTCTAGGCCTCATATAGAGCCTTCAGTTCATTCAAGAGATGAACATTGTAATATGCCTCTGATGCATATGGCTCCAATGATGTATCCTGGTTTACTTTACCAGCATCAAATTGATGCAAGTAGATTCCATGCAGATGGTATGTTTCTACCTGAGGACTTGTGTATTACTTCTGGAGCCTCAAAATGGAAGCAGTCTGGATATTCTCAGGGAAGCAGAAGCGTCACAAATATTCACGAGGGCCCAAATCTTTCTTCTCGATTTGATGTTTTGGGCTTCTCAGGTGAAAGTCCTCTTGATAGTACTCTCACTGATGACGATATCCTAGACATG ACATATGAAGAGTACCTTGAAGCTCATAGCAGAGGGAACAAAAGAGTACGCAACCAT GTCTCAGGACCATCAGGGAGTACACAGCAGTCATCTATCAGCAAAGAAAATTGTGAAGAGTC GCAGTCGGGCTGTAGTTCTAAGAAAAGGAGTTGCGAGCGCAAGTCTGACTGA
- the LOC116002527 gene encoding YTH domain-containing family protein isoform X4 — MPSDTAKENVSVVESSGTEWKNDKGNMDDPGNAAVGNGKLYGTRYFIIKSLNHENLQLSVKKGIWATQVMNEHILEEAFHNSKKVILIFSVNMSGFFQGYAQMTSSVGRRDHVWSQGSGGRNPWGRSFNVKWLRLHDLPFQKTLHLKNPWNQYKPVKISRDCQELHPDVGEALCELLDGKDVSDVNFKVDKFLRDDLSRPHIEPSVHSRDEHCNMPLMHMAPMMYPGLLYQHQIDASRFHADGMFLPEDLCITSGASKWKQSGYSQGSRSVTNIHEGPNLSSRFDVLGFSGESPLDSTLTDDDILDMTYEEYLEAHSRGNKRVRNHVSGPSGSTQQSSISKENCEESQSGCSSKKRSCERKSD; from the exons ATGCCATCAGATACTGCAAAAGAAAATGTATCTGTAGTTGAATCATCAGGGACTGAATGGAAAAATGACAAAGGGAATATGGATGATCCAGGTAACG CTGCAGTTGGGAATGGAAAGCTGTATGGTACAAGATATTTCATTATCAAGAGTTTGAACCATGAAAACCTTCAATTGTCAGTAAAGAAAGGCATTTGGGCAACACAAGTTATGAATGAGCATATTCTGGAGGAAGCCTTTCAT AATTCAAAGAAGGTTATTCTAATATTTAGTGTCAACATGAGTGGTTTCTTCCAAGGATATGCACAAATGACATCATCTGTTGGGAGACGTGACCATGTCTGGAGCCAAGGAAGTGGTGGGCGCAATCCTTGGGGTCGCAGTTTTAATGTTAAATGGCTGCGGTTGCATGATTTGCCTTTTCAAAAGACTCTTCATCTGAAAAACCCATGGAATCAGTACAAACCTGTTAAAATTAGTAGGGATTGTCAG GAGTTGCATCCAGATGTTGGTGAAGCTCTATGCGAGCTCCTTGATGGAAAGGATGTGTCTGATGTTAATTTCAAAGT GGACAAATTCTTGAGGGATGATCTCTCTAGGCCTCATATAGAGCCTTCAGTTCATTCAAGAGATGAACATTGTAATATGCCTCTGATGCATATGGCTCCAATGATGTATCCTGGTTTACTTTACCAGCATCAAATTGATGCAAGTAGATTCCATGCAGATGGTATGTTTCTACCTGAGGACTTGTGTATTACTTCTGGAGCCTCAAAATGGAAGCAGTCTGGATATTCTCAGGGAAGCAGAAGCGTCACAAATATTCACGAGGGCCCAAATCTTTCTTCTCGATTTGATGTTTTGGGCTTCTCAGGTGAAAGTCCTCTTGATAGTACTCTCACTGATGACGATATCCTAGACATG ACATATGAAGAGTACCTTGAAGCTCATAGCAGAGGGAACAAAAGAGTACGCAACCAT GTCTCAGGACCATCAGGGAGTACACAGCAGTCATCTATCAGCAAAGAAAATTGTGAAGAGTC GCAGTCGGGCTGTAGTTCTAAGAAAAGGAGTTGCGAGCGCAAGTCTGACTGA
- the LOC116002527 gene encoding YTH domain-containing family protein isoform X6 — MPSDTAKENVSVVESSGTEWKNDKGNMDDPGNVGNGKLYGTRYFIIKSLNHENLQLSVKKGIWATQVMNEHILEEAFHNSKKVILIFSVNMSGFFQGYAQMTSSVGRRDHVWSQGSGGRNPWGRSFNVKWLRLHDLPFQKTLHLKNPWNQYKPVKISRDCQELHPDVGEALCELLDGKDVSDVNFKVDKFLRDDLSRPHIEPSVHSRDEHCNMPLMHMAPMMYPGLLYQHQIDASRFHADGMFLPEDLCITSGASKWKQSGYSQGSRSVTNIHEGPNLSSRFDVLGFSGESPLDSTLTDDDILDMTYEEYLEAHSRGNKRVRNHVSGPSGSTQQSSISKENCEESQSGCSSKKRSCERKSD, encoded by the exons ATGCCATCAGATACTGCAAAAGAAAATGTATCTGTAGTTGAATCATCAGGGACTGAATGGAAAAATGACAAAGGGAATATGGATGATCCAGGTAACG TTGGGAATGGAAAGCTGTATGGTACAAGATATTTCATTATCAAGAGTTTGAACCATGAAAACCTTCAATTGTCAGTAAAGAAAGGCATTTGGGCAACACAAGTTATGAATGAGCATATTCTGGAGGAAGCCTTTCAT AATTCAAAGAAGGTTATTCTAATATTTAGTGTCAACATGAGTGGTTTCTTCCAAGGATATGCACAAATGACATCATCTGTTGGGAGACGTGACCATGTCTGGAGCCAAGGAAGTGGTGGGCGCAATCCTTGGGGTCGCAGTTTTAATGTTAAATGGCTGCGGTTGCATGATTTGCCTTTTCAAAAGACTCTTCATCTGAAAAACCCATGGAATCAGTACAAACCTGTTAAAATTAGTAGGGATTGTCAG GAGTTGCATCCAGATGTTGGTGAAGCTCTATGCGAGCTCCTTGATGGAAAGGATGTGTCTGATGTTAATTTCAAAGT GGACAAATTCTTGAGGGATGATCTCTCTAGGCCTCATATAGAGCCTTCAGTTCATTCAAGAGATGAACATTGTAATATGCCTCTGATGCATATGGCTCCAATGATGTATCCTGGTTTACTTTACCAGCATCAAATTGATGCAAGTAGATTCCATGCAGATGGTATGTTTCTACCTGAGGACTTGTGTATTACTTCTGGAGCCTCAAAATGGAAGCAGTCTGGATATTCTCAGGGAAGCAGAAGCGTCACAAATATTCACGAGGGCCCAAATCTTTCTTCTCGATTTGATGTTTTGGGCTTCTCAGGTGAAAGTCCTCTTGATAGTACTCTCACTGATGACGATATCCTAGACATG ACATATGAAGAGTACCTTGAAGCTCATAGCAGAGGGAACAAAAGAGTACGCAACCAT GTCTCAGGACCATCAGGGAGTACACAGCAGTCATCTATCAGCAAAGAAAATTGTGAAGAGTC GCAGTCGGGCTGTAGTTCTAAGAAAAGGAGTTGCGAGCGCAAGTCTGACTGA
- the LOC116002527 gene encoding YTH domain-containing family protein isoform X5 codes for MPSDTAKENVSVVESSGTEWKNDKGNMDDPAAVGNGKLYGTRYFIIKSLNHENLQLSVKKGIWATQVMNEHILEEAFHNSKKVILIFSVNMSGFFQGYAQMTSSVGRRDHVWSQGSGGRNPWGRSFNVKWLRLHDLPFQKTLHLKNPWNQYKPVKISRDCQELHPDVGEALCELLDGKDVSDVNFKVDKFLRDDLSRPHIEPSVHSRDEHCNMPLMHMAPMMYPGLLYQHQIDASRFHADGMFLPEDLCITSGASKWKQSGYSQGSRSVTNIHEGPNLSSRFDVLGFSGESPLDSTLTDDDILDMTYEEYLEAHSRGNKRVRNHVSGPSGSTQQSSISKENCEESQSGCSSKKRSCERKSD; via the exons ATGCCATCAGATACTGCAAAAGAAAATGTATCTGTAGTTGAATCATCAGGGACTGAATGGAAAAATGACAAAGGGAATATGGATGATCCAG CTGCAGTTGGGAATGGAAAGCTGTATGGTACAAGATATTTCATTATCAAGAGTTTGAACCATGAAAACCTTCAATTGTCAGTAAAGAAAGGCATTTGGGCAACACAAGTTATGAATGAGCATATTCTGGAGGAAGCCTTTCAT AATTCAAAGAAGGTTATTCTAATATTTAGTGTCAACATGAGTGGTTTCTTCCAAGGATATGCACAAATGACATCATCTGTTGGGAGACGTGACCATGTCTGGAGCCAAGGAAGTGGTGGGCGCAATCCTTGGGGTCGCAGTTTTAATGTTAAATGGCTGCGGTTGCATGATTTGCCTTTTCAAAAGACTCTTCATCTGAAAAACCCATGGAATCAGTACAAACCTGTTAAAATTAGTAGGGATTGTCAG GAGTTGCATCCAGATGTTGGTGAAGCTCTATGCGAGCTCCTTGATGGAAAGGATGTGTCTGATGTTAATTTCAAAGT GGACAAATTCTTGAGGGATGATCTCTCTAGGCCTCATATAGAGCCTTCAGTTCATTCAAGAGATGAACATTGTAATATGCCTCTGATGCATATGGCTCCAATGATGTATCCTGGTTTACTTTACCAGCATCAAATTGATGCAAGTAGATTCCATGCAGATGGTATGTTTCTACCTGAGGACTTGTGTATTACTTCTGGAGCCTCAAAATGGAAGCAGTCTGGATATTCTCAGGGAAGCAGAAGCGTCACAAATATTCACGAGGGCCCAAATCTTTCTTCTCGATTTGATGTTTTGGGCTTCTCAGGTGAAAGTCCTCTTGATAGTACTCTCACTGATGACGATATCCTAGACATG ACATATGAAGAGTACCTTGAAGCTCATAGCAGAGGGAACAAAAGAGTACGCAACCAT GTCTCAGGACCATCAGGGAGTACACAGCAGTCATCTATCAGCAAAGAAAATTGTGAAGAGTC GCAGTCGGGCTGTAGTTCTAAGAAAAGGAGTTGCGAGCGCAAGTCTGACTGA
- the LOC116002527 gene encoding YTH domain-containing family protein isoform X7 yields MPSDTAKENVSVVESSGTEWKNDKGNMDDPVGNGKLYGTRYFIIKSLNHENLQLSVKKGIWATQVMNEHILEEAFHNSKKVILIFSVNMSGFFQGYAQMTSSVGRRDHVWSQGSGGRNPWGRSFNVKWLRLHDLPFQKTLHLKNPWNQYKPVKISRDCQELHPDVGEALCELLDGKDVSDVNFKVDKFLRDDLSRPHIEPSVHSRDEHCNMPLMHMAPMMYPGLLYQHQIDASRFHADGMFLPEDLCITSGASKWKQSGYSQGSRSVTNIHEGPNLSSRFDVLGFSGESPLDSTLTDDDILDMTYEEYLEAHSRGNKRVRNHVSGPSGSTQQSSISKENCEESQSGCSSKKRSCERKSD; encoded by the exons ATGCCATCAGATACTGCAAAAGAAAATGTATCTGTAGTTGAATCATCAGGGACTGAATGGAAAAATGACAAAGGGAATATGGATGATCCAG TTGGGAATGGAAAGCTGTATGGTACAAGATATTTCATTATCAAGAGTTTGAACCATGAAAACCTTCAATTGTCAGTAAAGAAAGGCATTTGGGCAACACAAGTTATGAATGAGCATATTCTGGAGGAAGCCTTTCAT AATTCAAAGAAGGTTATTCTAATATTTAGTGTCAACATGAGTGGTTTCTTCCAAGGATATGCACAAATGACATCATCTGTTGGGAGACGTGACCATGTCTGGAGCCAAGGAAGTGGTGGGCGCAATCCTTGGGGTCGCAGTTTTAATGTTAAATGGCTGCGGTTGCATGATTTGCCTTTTCAAAAGACTCTTCATCTGAAAAACCCATGGAATCAGTACAAACCTGTTAAAATTAGTAGGGATTGTCAG GAGTTGCATCCAGATGTTGGTGAAGCTCTATGCGAGCTCCTTGATGGAAAGGATGTGTCTGATGTTAATTTCAAAGT GGACAAATTCTTGAGGGATGATCTCTCTAGGCCTCATATAGAGCCTTCAGTTCATTCAAGAGATGAACATTGTAATATGCCTCTGATGCATATGGCTCCAATGATGTATCCTGGTTTACTTTACCAGCATCAAATTGATGCAAGTAGATTCCATGCAGATGGTATGTTTCTACCTGAGGACTTGTGTATTACTTCTGGAGCCTCAAAATGGAAGCAGTCTGGATATTCTCAGGGAAGCAGAAGCGTCACAAATATTCACGAGGGCCCAAATCTTTCTTCTCGATTTGATGTTTTGGGCTTCTCAGGTGAAAGTCCTCTTGATAGTACTCTCACTGATGACGATATCCTAGACATG ACATATGAAGAGTACCTTGAAGCTCATAGCAGAGGGAACAAAAGAGTACGCAACCAT GTCTCAGGACCATCAGGGAGTACACAGCAGTCATCTATCAGCAAAGAAAATTGTGAAGAGTC GCAGTCGGGCTGTAGTTCTAAGAAAAGGAGTTGCGAGCGCAAGTCTGACTGA